The following coding sequences are from one Loxodonta africana isolate mLoxAfr1 chromosome 18, mLoxAfr1.hap2, whole genome shotgun sequence window:
- the CHCT1 gene encoding CHD1 helical C-terminal domain containing protein 1, with protein sequence MRSATLDPTSTPVGMEPSDGQGGEGDKPLEKVTDVPCLERSSSTNPAGDSLVRHAKGLGQDTFKICKEYLRPLKKFLRKLHPPKDLPQKKKLKYMKRSLVVLGDHINTFLQHYCRAWEIKHWRKMLWQFVSLFSELEAKQLRRLYKYTKNNQTAKFLVAFCPLDAPEGSLLANQEDSLPKLCDAWGLHSNISGMKERLSRMQAPGREASLLGEPRSWVHVRRGLLRKLPQKPKLKRKRIKEASDNYP encoded by the exons ATGAGAAGTGCCACCCTGGACCCCACCAGCACACCTGTTGGGATGGAGCCTTCAGATGGGCAAGGGGGTGAAGGAGACAAACCGCTAGAGAAG GTGACTGATGTGCCCTGCTTGGAGAGGAGCTCCAGCACCAACCCTGCTGGAGACTCACTCGTGCGCCATGCCAAGGGCCTGGGTCAGGACACCTTCAAAATT TGTAAAGAATACCTAAGGCCTCTGAAGAAGTTCCTGAGAAAGCTACACCCgcccaaggaccttccccagaaaaAGAAGCTGAAGTACATGAAGCGGAGCCTGGTGGTCCTAGGGGACCACATCAACACTTTTCTGCAGCACTACTGCCGAGCCTGGGAAATCAAGCACTGGAGGAA GATGCTCTGGCAGTTTGTCTCCCTCTTCTCTGAACTGGAGGCGAAGCAGCTTCGCAGGCTCTACAAGTATACCAAGAACAACCAGACAGCCAAGTTCCTG GTGGCATTCTGCCCCTTGGATGCACCAGAGGGCTCCTTGCTGGCAAACCAGGAAGACAGCCTGCCCAAGCTCTGCGATGCCTGGGGCCTGCACAGCAACATCAGTGGCATGAAGGAGAGGCTGTCCAGGATGCAGGCCCCAGGCCGAGAGGCCTCCTTGCTGGGGGAGCCGAGGTCCTGGGTCCATGTCAGGAGAG GTCTTCTAAGAAAACTTCCTCAAAAACCAAAACTGAAGAGAAAGAGGATTAAGGAAGCCTCAGACAACTACCCATAG